One window from the genome of Desulforamulus ruminis DSM 2154 encodes:
- the eat gene encoding ethanolamine permease, translated as MSELGCSVNTNITENQQLKRCAGPLLLWGLGVGYVVSGDYFGWNFGVAAGGFWGLFIATILMAIMYITMCLTIAELATAIPFAGGAYAFGRASMGPWGGYLAGIGVVLEYVLAPAVIVNGIVGYVNILIPGVPDWLWVVGFYGIFLAMNTLGAKTTLNFELAVTSIAVIGLAIFGLVGFSHFDISKVWEIAPTAGNTAFLPMGWLGIWAAIPYAIWFFLAIEGLPLVSEECKNPAKDMPKGLLTSIATLVITGFLVLFLAVGLGGAEVMGQSDSPLPEALSMALGQAHWSVKGLALIGLAGLIASFNGIIFGYGRAIFALSRAGYLPQGLSKVHPRFRTPHVALLAGGAIGIVGAILGNGDVLIQIAVFGAVISYIMMMLSAIVLRKKQPNMNRPYKVPGYPVTPYVALVLAIIALFAGFFYAPKVILWTALVYAIFVAYFAFYSRHHLVAKAPEEEFAILKKAEEELG; from the coding sequence ATGAGCGAACTAGGATGCAGTGTAAACACAAACATTACGGAAAACCAACAATTGAAGAGATGTGCCGGACCCCTGCTGCTTTGGGGATTAGGAGTGGGATATGTTGTCTCCGGCGATTATTTTGGTTGGAACTTTGGTGTCGCTGCCGGTGGATTTTGGGGTTTATTTATCGCCACCATTTTAATGGCCATTATGTATATTACCATGTGTTTGACCATCGCCGAGCTGGCAACCGCCATTCCCTTTGCCGGCGGGGCCTATGCCTTTGGACGTGCCTCTATGGGTCCTTGGGGAGGGTATCTGGCAGGGATTGGCGTCGTCCTGGAATATGTCTTGGCACCCGCCGTTATTGTTAACGGAATTGTTGGCTATGTAAATATTTTGATACCGGGTGTTCCTGATTGGCTGTGGGTAGTAGGATTTTACGGCATCTTTCTGGCTATGAACACCCTGGGGGCAAAAACAACTCTAAATTTTGAACTGGCCGTTACATCTATTGCCGTCATTGGTCTGGCTATTTTTGGCTTGGTAGGTTTCTCTCATTTTGATATCAGCAAAGTCTGGGAAATTGCTCCCACAGCAGGCAATACAGCGTTTTTACCCATGGGCTGGCTGGGGATTTGGGCTGCCATTCCCTATGCCATTTGGTTCTTTTTAGCCATTGAAGGTTTACCCCTTGTTTCCGAGGAATGTAAAAATCCGGCAAAAGATATGCCCAAGGGTTTGCTTACTTCCATTGCCACTTTGGTTATTACAGGTTTCTTAGTTTTATTTTTAGCAGTGGGTCTTGGGGGTGCCGAAGTCATGGGGCAATCGGACAGTCCTCTGCCGGAAGCTCTGTCCATGGCCCTGGGTCAGGCTCACTGGTCCGTTAAAGGACTGGCGCTGATCGGCTTAGCCGGTCTGATTGCCAGCTTCAATGGCATTATATTTGGTTACGGGCGGGCGATCTTCGCTTTATCCAGAGCAGGTTACCTGCCGCAGGGACTTTCAAAGGTTCATCCCCGTTTCCGCACCCCTCATGTGGCCCTGCTGGCGGGCGGCGCCATCGGTATCGTAGGCGCTATCCTGGGGAATGGTGACGTTTTAATTCAAATTGCGGTATTTGGCGCGGTGATCTCTTATATTATGATGATGCTTTCAGCCATTGTTTTAAGAAAAAAACAGCCCAATATGAACAGACCCTATAAGGTTCCCGGTTATCCGGTGACTCCCTATGTTGCTCTGGTGCTGGCCATAATTGCTTTGTTCGCCGGTTTCTTTTACGCTCCCAAGGTAATTCTCTGGACCGCATTGGTCTACGCAATCTTTGTAGCTTATTTTGCCTTTTACAGTCGCCATCACTTGGTAGCCAAGGCGCCGGAAGAAGAGTTTGCTATCCTGAAGAAAGCGGAAGAAGAGTTAGGCTAG
- a CDS encoding YkgJ family cysteine cluster protein, producing MGQNLTINGTFRFSCHEQLACFKQCCRDINIFLTPYDVLRMKNQLGLSSGEFLERHTHVLRVPGSGFPVVVLKMREDNLVCPFITDYGCQVYSVRPWSCRMAPVEVRGKGEYGIAFEPSRCHGLKEAREWTVKGWMDNQGLEIYNETEDLFGGIPLKIKALKDPFLEKVRMDMIFIACYDLDRFRKMLLTGPTVMGCKPEDLPGDLQHDDEALMKYAFTWLENHLNDEQVLAGIGKML from the coding sequence ATGGGCCAAAACTTAACCATCAACGGTACATTTCGTTTTTCCTGCCACGAACAACTGGCATGTTTTAAACAATGCTGCAGGGACATCAATATTTTTTTGACTCCTTATGACGTACTGCGCATGAAAAATCAATTGGGGTTGTCATCGGGCGAATTTCTGGAGCGGCATACTCACGTTTTAAGGGTGCCCGGTTCCGGATTTCCGGTGGTGGTATTAAAGATGAGGGAAGATAACCTGGTTTGTCCTTTTATTACCGATTACGGGTGCCAGGTATATTCTGTGCGTCCCTGGTCCTGCAGAATGGCTCCGGTGGAAGTCCGGGGTAAAGGAGAATATGGCATTGCCTTTGAACCTTCCCGTTGCCATGGTTTAAAAGAAGCCCGGGAATGGACCGTGAAGGGATGGATGGACAACCAGGGGCTTGAAATTTATAATGAAACCGAAGATTTATTTGGCGGGATTCCTTTAAAGATAAAAGCGTTAAAGGACCCATTTCTGGAGAAGGTTCGGATGGACATGATCTTTATCGCCTGTTACGATTTGGATCGTTTCAGGAAAATGCTTTTAACAGGCCCCACAGTCATGGGTTGTAAGCCGGAGGATTTGCCCGGGGACCTTCAGCATGATGATGAAGCACTGATGAAATATGCCTTTACCTGGCTGGAAAATCACTTAAATGATGAGCAAGTTTTAGCCGGGATAGGAAAAATGTTATAA
- a CDS encoding ethanolamine ammonia-lyase reactivating factor EutA, with product MLSTAKQMEEMTSVGIDVGTTTTQMVVSRISVCNTAPGSMVPHMSITGKEILYRSEVYFTPLLTRERIDAQGVTEIIAREYQKAGLGPEQVDTGAVIITGETAKKENARSLSEALAGYAGNFVVATAGPLLESVLAGRGAGAAAMSSEFHRVVLNIDVGGGTSNLAVFREGRVIDATCVNIGGRLVELDPGGEFIQYLAPAAKIILEEGGQCWEVGKGLELEALKALTVNMARAIRNLLKPGLLPPVTSRILMGPSLRLDYPIHYVTFSGGVADFIYSGKEIRNVQECSRFGDIGPLLGRAIKENFDHESWQLVRPRETLRATVIGAGSHTMNLSGSTIDIAPERLPMRNIPVIKPFPDEVPLSQVEMSQGLAGQLWPYRSEGFQEPVAIALKGLGRVGFKKIQEIAAVIIQVTKDYAKSQPLVLILEEDCAKVLGQSLRVLLTRKRCDVICLDQIRVEDGDYIDIGIPIMDGSTVPVVIKTLIFERDP from the coding sequence GTGCTAAGTACGGCCAAGCAGATGGAGGAAATGACCAGTGTGGGTATTGACGTGGGTACTACCACCACCCAAATGGTTGTCAGCCGCATATCGGTATGCAACACAGCTCCCGGTTCAATGGTTCCCCACATGTCGATCACAGGCAAAGAAATCCTTTACCGCAGTGAGGTTTATTTTACCCCGCTATTGACTAGAGAAAGGATTGACGCCCAGGGGGTTACCGAAATCATTGCTCGGGAATATCAAAAGGCCGGGCTTGGCCCGGAGCAGGTGGATACCGGAGCGGTGATTATCACCGGCGAAACCGCAAAAAAAGAAAACGCCAGGAGTCTGTCCGAGGCCCTGGCCGGTTATGCCGGAAATTTCGTGGTCGCTACCGCCGGGCCTTTACTGGAATCGGTTCTGGCCGGCAGGGGTGCCGGAGCAGCCGCCATGTCCTCCGAATTTCACCGGGTGGTTCTGAATATCGATGTGGGTGGAGGAACTTCCAATCTGGCGGTGTTTAGGGAAGGGAGAGTCATTGATGCTACCTGTGTCAATATAGGCGGACGTTTGGTGGAATTGGATCCCGGTGGAGAATTCATCCAATATTTGGCCCCTGCCGCAAAGATTATCCTGGAAGAAGGGGGACAGTGCTGGGAAGTAGGAAAAGGATTAGAGTTGGAAGCCCTTAAAGCCCTAACCGTAAACATGGCCAGGGCAATCAGAAATTTATTAAAGCCCGGATTACTGCCTCCCGTGACCAGCCGCATCCTCATGGGGCCCTCTCTTCGGCTGGACTACCCGATTCATTATGTTACCTTTTCCGGAGGCGTGGCTGATTTTATTTATTCCGGGAAGGAAATCCGGAATGTTCAAGAGTGTAGCCGTTTTGGAGATATTGGCCCATTATTGGGACGGGCCATTAAAGAAAACTTTGATCATGAATCCTGGCAATTGGTCAGGCCCAGAGAGACCCTCCGGGCTACGGTTATTGGGGCAGGTTCCCATACTATGAACTTAAGCGGCAGCACCATCGATATTGCACCTGAACGGCTGCCCATGCGCAACATTCCGGTGATAAAGCCCTTTCCGGACGAAGTGCCGCTAAGTCAAGTGGAGATGAGCCAGGGCTTGGCAGGGCAATTATGGCCTTACAGGTCGGAAGGATTTCAAGAACCCGTTGCCATCGCTTTAAAAGGTCTTGGTAGAGTTGGCTTTAAAAAAATACAGGAAATTGCAGCCGTGATTATCCAGGTTACAAAGGACTATGCCAAGTCACAACCCTTGGTTTTAATACTGGAAGAAGATTGCGCCAAAGTTTTGGGACAGTCTTTAAGGGTTCTATTAACGAGAAAAAGGTGTGATGTTATCTGTTTAGATCAAATCCGTGTGGAGGACGGCGACTACATTGACATCGGAATTCCCATTATGGATGGGAGCACCGTTCCGGTGGTGATCAAAACATTGATTTTTGAAAGGGATCCGTAA
- a CDS encoding sensor histidine kinase produces MQKEPGEALVSLCQEQTALSKEDISVLYHLQRNLQHFADLAGADIFIDVLTREAGIAVVVAEAKPGTARSLYKGSVVGQQAIQCNEPAVFQTFETGEPVPNMQGTSQEGYPISQTVIPIKNELNKSIGVLIMERDNSVQVRQEKTMEFLSKTTQKLTDTLLSQTEVGEVLPTLIHDALFIVDARKKIVYANYVAHKLLLGLTKGLNPVSIDIDQLIHQVPELEPIFSKDFDAQELNVQGDTVLVRSLPIIEGTEVRGTVYLLKDITELRKKEKQLIAKSVAIKEIHHRVKNNLQTIASLMRLQMRRVKNKEVSAAFQESINRISCIALVHDIISRDTSESIELKECLQRIGNILTQSMLSPEQKITIEVRGSAFRITSDQATPTSIVANELLQNSLKHAFPHQMEGEIFVLVEEAEHHIKLVIRDNGKGFPNGFNKETNAHLGLQITHALVSESLGGKIKMYNDAGAVVEIEFPKWGAEKNETVTDHCGRR; encoded by the coding sequence ATGCAAAAGGAGCCTGGGGAAGCGCTGGTCAGTTTATGCCAAGAGCAAACGGCATTAAGTAAAGAAGATATTTCTGTTTTATACCATTTACAAAGGAACTTACAGCACTTTGCGGATTTGGCAGGGGCAGATATTTTTATTGATGTTCTTACCAGGGAAGCCGGGATTGCCGTGGTTGTTGCAGAGGCCAAGCCTGGCACGGCCCGGTCGCTATACAAGGGCAGTGTGGTGGGACAACAGGCCATTCAGTGTAATGAACCGGCTGTATTCCAAACCTTTGAAACGGGAGAACCGGTACCGAATATGCAGGGTACCAGCCAGGAAGGTTATCCCATAAGCCAGACCGTGATTCCCATAAAAAATGAATTGAACAAGTCTATTGGTGTGCTCATTATGGAAAGGGATAATTCGGTTCAGGTGCGCCAGGAAAAGACCATGGAGTTTCTTTCTAAAACCACACAAAAACTTACCGATACACTGCTGAGTCAAACAGAGGTGGGAGAAGTTCTGCCAACACTCATTCATGACGCCTTGTTCATTGTAGACGCAAGAAAAAAGATTGTTTACGCGAATTATGTGGCTCACAAATTGCTTTTAGGGCTAACTAAAGGTCTTAATCCGGTGAGCATTGATATAGACCAGCTAATCCATCAGGTACCTGAACTGGAACCCATATTTTCTAAGGATTTTGACGCTCAGGAACTGAATGTACAGGGTGACACGGTCCTTGTAAGATCACTGCCGATTATTGAAGGGACGGAAGTTCGCGGAACGGTTTACCTGTTAAAGGATATTACTGAATTAAGAAAGAAAGAAAAGCAGCTTATTGCCAAATCCGTCGCCATTAAGGAAATCCATCACAGAGTTAAAAATAATTTGCAGACCATCGCCAGCCTGATGAGGCTGCAAATGAGAAGAGTGAAAAATAAGGAGGTTAGCGCCGCCTTTCAAGAAAGTATTAACCGAATCAGTTGCATCGCGCTGGTTCATGATATTATCTCCAGAGACACATCGGAATCCATTGAATTAAAAGAGTGTCTGCAGCGCATAGGAAATATATTGACCCAAAGCATGCTCTCCCCGGAACAGAAAATTACTATTGAGGTGCGTGGCAGTGCCTTTCGTATAACCTCGGATCAAGCCACACCAACCTCCATTGTAGCCAATGAACTTCTGCAAAATTCATTGAAGCATGCCTTTCCGCATCAAATGGAAGGGGAAATTTTTGTCTTGGTTGAGGAAGCGGAGCATCATATCAAGTTAGTTATCCGTGATAATGGCAAAGGCTTTCCCAATGGGTTTAATAAAGAAACCAATGCCCATTTGGGGCTTCAGATCACCCATGCTTTAGTATCGGAGAGCCTGGGAGGGAAAATAAAAATGTACAACGATGCCGGTGCTGTGGTGGAGATCGAGTTTCCGAAGTGGGGGGCGGAAAAGAATGAAACCGTTACGGATCATTGTGGCAGACGATGA
- the eutC gene encoding ethanolamine ammonia-lyase subunit EutC, giving the protein MNEKEAQGMEDLAAVDLQKEILIPEPKDRAALEFFKQSTPARIGVWRSGPRPLTRTLLRFRADHATAQDSVFKEVSEEFLADFNLVRVQTKVKNKDQYLTRPDLGRVLSEEELEKIRQECLFQPQVQIIIADGLSSKAIEANLEDILPALKQGLAAYDLKVGTDIFVKYGRVAVMDVIGVALEAEVVVLLVGERPGLGTSASMSAYMIYKPDQDTLMADHTVVSNIHKGGTPPAEAGAHLATVLKKMYDAKASGVKLALQ; this is encoded by the coding sequence ATGAATGAAAAGGAAGCCCAAGGGATGGAAGACCTGGCGGCAGTAGATTTGCAAAAGGAAATATTAATACCTGAACCCAAAGACCGGGCTGCTCTGGAGTTTTTCAAGCAAAGCACTCCTGCCAGAATCGGTGTTTGGCGCAGCGGTCCCAGGCCGCTCACCAGAACGCTGCTTCGCTTCAGGGCGGACCACGCCACCGCCCAAGATTCCGTATTTAAGGAAGTTAGCGAAGAATTTTTAGCGGATTTTAATCTGGTTAGGGTTCAGACCAAGGTTAAGAATAAAGACCAGTATTTAACCCGGCCGGATTTAGGCAGAGTGCTTTCAGAAGAGGAATTGGAGAAAATTCGCCAAGAATGCTTGTTTCAACCTCAGGTGCAGATCATCATTGCCGATGGTCTAAGCTCTAAAGCCATTGAAGCTAATTTAGAAGACATTCTGCCGGCCCTTAAGCAGGGACTGGCGGCTTATGATCTGAAAGTGGGTACCGATATTTTTGTAAAATATGGGCGAGTGGCGGTTATGGATGTTATCGGCGTAGCCCTGGAGGCTGAGGTGGTTGTACTGCTGGTGGGCGAAAGACCCGGCTTGGGGACTTCCGCCAGCATGAGTGCGTACATGATTTATAAGCCCGATCAAGATACCTTGATGGCAGACCACACGGTGGTTTCCAACATTCACAAAGGAGGTACGCCTCCCGCGGAGGCGGGAGCTCATCTGGCCACCGTATTAAAGAAAATGTACGATGCGAAAGCCAGTGGGGTTAAGCTTGCCTTACAGTAA
- a CDS encoding DUF6385 domain-containing protein: protein MPNFKIFQDNPDYARIKIYGNNNIPFNTDATGNLGITSEGLAVTAPVGGLAITPPSEGMTITSTGLAVTAPANGLTVTAPASGLSITPPTDGLTITSTGLAVTAPANGLTVTAPASGLSITPPTEGLLITSTGLAVTGTLSTTLATTDVSTVIANITDIDGSPDATYNVLGIATWTFGVVNESTEDNAQALVKLQLSPDGTNWMDDVSYTTINQNSLATFVATPFLKYARLYYAAVNAASAVTLNIFFQGQTS, encoded by the coding sequence GTGCCCAATTTTAAAATCTTTCAGGACAATCCAGATTACGCCAGGATAAAAATCTACGGCAATAACAATATACCCTTTAACACGGATGCAACCGGAAACCTGGGGATTACATCAGAAGGTCTGGCCGTTACCGCCCCGGTTGGCGGTTTAGCCATTACACCTCCCAGCGAAGGGATGACCATCACATCCACCGGTTTGGCGGTCACTGCTCCGGCCAACGGGCTTACCGTTACCGCCCCGGCCAGCGGTTTATCCATTACGCCCCCTACCGATGGCTTAACCATCACATCCACCGGTCTGGCGGTCACTGCTCCGGCCAACGGGCTTACCGTTACCGCCCCGGCCAGCGGTTTATCCATCACGCCGCCCACCGAAGGCTTACTGATTACCTCTACCGGGTTGGCGGTAACGGGTACTCTGTCGACAACTCTGGCTACCACCGACGTATCCACCGTCATAGCAAACATTACAGACATCGACGGATCTCCTGACGCAACCTATAATGTTTTGGGCATCGCCACCTGGACCTTTGGGGTGGTTAACGAATCCACCGAGGACAACGCGCAGGCTCTGGTTAAGCTCCAGCTCAGTCCGGACGGCACCAATTGGATGGATGATGTCAGCTATACCACCATCAATCAGAACTCCTTGGCAACCTTTGTAGCGACCCCCTTCCTGAAATACGCCAGGTTGTACTATGCAGCCGTTAATGCAGCCAGCGCCGTCACCTTAAACATCTTCTTCCAAGGTCAGACCTCTTAA
- a CDS encoding response regulator, with product MKPLRIIVADDEILIRMDLKELLTDLGHQVVGEAGNGKAALDLVYTLKPDLAILDVKMDKLDGIKVAKLIAGQKLCAVLLLTAYNEEEMVKRAMDAGVIGYLTKPVTEKELEPALRIGYARYQDYLALKQKKVVLKKTLDRNIYLERLKGRG from the coding sequence ATGAAACCGTTACGGATCATTGTGGCAGACGATGAAATTTTAATTCGTATGGATCTTAAGGAATTGCTTACCGACCTCGGCCATCAGGTGGTGGGAGAAGCCGGAAACGGTAAAGCCGCTTTAGATTTAGTTTATACCCTTAAACCGGACCTGGCCATCCTGGATGTTAAAATGGATAAATTAGACGGCATAAAGGTGGCTAAACTGATTGCCGGACAAAAGCTCTGTGCGGTTCTTTTATTAACGGCCTATAATGAGGAAGAAATGGTGAAGCGGGCCATGGATGCCGGGGTAATAGGCTATCTTACCAAACCGGTTACTGAAAAAGAGCTTGAGCCTGCTCTGCGGATCGGCTATGCCAGATACCAAGATTATCTGGCGCTAAAACAAAAGAAAGTGGTTTTGAAGAAAACCCTGGACAGGAATATTTACCTGGAAAGATTGAAAGGCCGGGGATAA
- a CDS encoding ethanolamine ammonia-lyase subunit EutB, whose translation MKLKTMLFGQIFSFRDIREVLAKANEEKSGDVLAGIAAKSAGERVAAKIVLSELTLEDIYNNPVIPYEEDEVTRTIYDGINQSVYNDIKGWTVGQLREFILCDSADANGIRRVSRGLTSEMVAAVAKLMSNLDLIYGAKKVPVTAHCNTSNGLVNCLGMRLQPNHPTDRPEGILSSMREGLTYGVGDALIGLNPVEDTVASTTRSLETMYHFVQQWEIPTQVCVLSHVTTQMKAIEKGAPGDLIFQSLAGTQAANDAFGINVAILKEAREIGLKYGRGTGPNIMYFETGQGSELSSDAHKDVDQVTLEARCYGLAKQFQPFLVNTVVGFIGPEYLYDAKQVIRAGLEDHFMGKLTGVPMGVDACYTNHMKADQNDIENLAVLLTSAGVNYFMGIPMGDDVMLNYQCTSFHDAATLRQLMGLRPLPEFEKWMEKMGLMEKGCLTPKAGDPSIFTRQGSAVK comes from the coding sequence ATGAAGTTGAAGACCATGCTTTTTGGACAGATTTTTTCTTTCCGGGATATTCGGGAGGTGCTGGCTAAAGCCAATGAGGAGAAATCAGGGGATGTTTTGGCCGGTATAGCGGCAAAATCCGCCGGGGAGCGGGTAGCGGCCAAAATTGTATTGAGTGAGCTTACTTTGGAAGATATTTATAACAACCCGGTTATACCCTATGAAGAGGATGAAGTTACAAGAACCATTTACGACGGGATCAACCAGTCGGTTTATAACGATATTAAAGGATGGACCGTGGGACAACTGAGGGAATTCATACTCTGTGATTCTGCGGATGCCAATGGTATCCGCCGGGTCAGCAGAGGTTTAACCAGCGAAATGGTGGCCGCCGTGGCCAAGCTCATGTCTAACCTGGACCTGATTTATGGAGCAAAGAAAGTGCCGGTCACGGCCCACTGCAATACCAGCAACGGGTTGGTTAACTGCCTGGGCATGCGCTTACAACCCAATCATCCTACGGATCGTCCCGAAGGAATTCTGAGTTCCATGCGGGAGGGCTTAACCTATGGGGTAGGCGATGCCTTGATTGGCCTAAACCCTGTGGAGGATACGGTAGCCAGCACCACCCGATCGCTGGAAACCATGTATCATTTCGTACAGCAGTGGGAGATACCCACCCAGGTCTGTGTATTATCCCATGTAACAACCCAGATGAAGGCCATTGAAAAAGGGGCGCCGGGGGATCTTATTTTCCAGAGTTTGGCAGGAACACAGGCTGCCAACGACGCCTTTGGTATTAATGTGGCCATTTTAAAGGAAGCAAGAGAGATCGGTCTGAAGTATGGCCGCGGTACCGGCCCCAACATCATGTATTTTGAAACCGGCCAGGGCTCGGAGCTCTCTTCCGATGCCCATAAGGATGTAGATCAGGTGACGCTGGAGGCTCGTTGTTACGGTTTAGCGAAACAATTCCAGCCCTTCCTGGTTAACACCGTGGTGGGTTTCATCGGTCCGGAATATTTGTATGATGCCAAGCAGGTAATCCGGGCGGGGTTGGAGGATCATTTTATGGGCAAGCTCACCGGCGTTCCCATGGGGGTTGACGCCTGTTACACCAATCACATGAAAGCGGATCAGAATGATATTGAGAATCTTGCGGTTTTACTCACATCGGCCGGCGTAAATTATTTTATGGGAATTCCCATGGGCGACGATGTGATGTTGAATTATCAATGCACCAGTTTTCATGATGCAGCCACCTTACGTCAGTTAATGGGTCTGCGCCCCCTGCCTGAATTTGAAAAGTGGATGGAGAAGATGGGGTTAATGGAAAAGGGCTGCCTTACGCCAAAGGCAGGAGATCCTTCCATATTCACCCGCCAAGGGAGTGCTGTTAAATGA
- a CDS encoding tetratricopeptide repeat-containing glycosyltransferase family 2 protein — translation MGNRVSLCMIVRNEEENIGRCLESVAGLVDEIIVVDTGSTDETPRIAREMGARVYSFTWKDHFGEARNVSLTYATGDWILFLDADEELARESRDRLVQYTAEEQVEGYFIKIINYIGKEGWVETCPDLVFRLFRNRPEYRFRGAIHEQMVDVILEKNPQAAYRIANDIKIFHYGYLDRQIDEKDKKNRNLRIIQRELEQQPENDLLRYHYGVELFRFERYDEAAAVFIEVANGIDPQTIFFPKLLRYITMAYASSGQPAKALEVIRQALRFFPDYADLYYYGGRCCMELKQYAKATELFSQAVALPEQPPQYASFGGVRGFRSLYHLGEIAEFFLNQEEALRYYLESLRDNPDFRPSLEKIVKILDPRLNPEYTRECLKKVLDFSTPQATLLLAEIFFQQDAYRLTLDFLNDLMQWGVASEEFLFQKAYCLIQERRFLEALRILSGYTAESTLYPQVKVNELFCFWLQGKRKKVREIVETLRQMGLSKDTDNVLKLVVKAQENRKTQRKITLGEEGIILLLDILKRLLDLKEPQKAEEILSPVAPECLAPWKWDVILLYRKYGYLEKAVELAEEYLTQKRNGEVHFLLAESHQELGNFTEAELHYRYAIEQDPDQPAYYIQQIQLYEEWRKRLKKEHDGNQGEMTLCPEEVCPS, via the coding sequence ATGGGTAACCGGGTTAGTTTATGCATGATTGTCAGAAATGAAGAAGAAAACATCGGACGGTGCCTGGAAAGTGTTGCGGGTCTTGTGGATGAAATCATTGTGGTGGATACGGGTTCAACGGATGAAACACCCCGGATCGCACGGGAAATGGGAGCCAGGGTTTACTCCTTTACCTGGAAGGATCATTTCGGTGAGGCCCGGAATGTTTCCTTAACGTACGCTACCGGGGACTGGATTTTATTTTTAGATGCGGATGAGGAGTTGGCCCGGGAAAGCAGGGATAGGCTGGTCCAATATACTGCTGAGGAACAAGTGGAGGGTTATTTTATTAAGATTATTAACTATATCGGAAAAGAGGGCTGGGTGGAGACCTGCCCGGATTTAGTCTTCCGGCTTTTTAGAAACAGGCCGGAATATCGTTTTCGGGGTGCGATTCACGAGCAGATGGTGGACGTCATCCTGGAGAAGAACCCACAGGCAGCTTACCGTATTGCCAATGATATCAAAATTTTTCATTATGGCTATTTAGACCGTCAGATTGATGAAAAGGATAAAAAAAATAGAAATTTGAGAATCATTCAAAGGGAACTGGAACAACAGCCGGAAAATGATTTGCTGCGCTATCATTATGGAGTAGAGCTTTTTAGGTTCGAAAGATATGATGAAGCTGCAGCGGTTTTTATAGAGGTAGCCAATGGGATTGATCCACAAACCATTTTTTTCCCCAAGTTACTAAGATACATCACCATGGCTTATGCTTCCTCCGGGCAGCCGGCTAAGGCCCTGGAGGTAATCCGTCAGGCACTGCGGTTTTTCCCTGATTATGCGGACCTTTATTATTATGGGGGACGCTGCTGCATGGAATTAAAGCAATATGCCAAAGCTACGGAGCTCTTTTCCCAGGCGGTTGCTTTACCGGAGCAGCCCCCGCAATATGCTTCCTTCGGGGGAGTCCGGGGTTTCCGTTCTCTATATCATCTGGGAGAAATTGCCGAATTTTTTTTAAATCAGGAAGAAGCACTGCGCTATTATCTTGAGAGTCTAAGGGATAACCCGGATTTTCGACCGTCCCTGGAAAAAATCGTAAAAATTCTGGATCCCCGCTTAAATCCTGAATATACCAGAGAATGTTTGAAAAAGGTACTAGACTTCAGCACTCCCCAGGCTACCCTGTTATTGGCGGAGATCTTTTTTCAACAGGACGCCTACAGGCTCACATTGGATTTTTTGAATGACCTTATGCAATGGGGTGTAGCGTCGGAGGAATTTTTATTTCAAAAGGCCTACTGCCTGATTCAGGAGAGACGTTTTCTGGAAGCCTTGCGCATATTAAGCGGCTACACTGCGGAAAGCACGCTTTATCCTCAGGTAAAAGTAAATGAATTGTTTTGCTTTTGGCTGCAGGGGAAAAGGAAAAAGGTGCGTGAAATTGTAGAGACCCTGCGTCAGATGGGGTTATCAAAAGATACGGACAATGTTTTAAAACTGGTGGTTAAGGCCCAGGAGAACCGGAAAACCCAGCGGAAAATAACCCTGGGTGAAGAGGGAATAATTCTTCTGCTGGATATCCTGAAAAGATTGCTTGATCTGAAGGAGCCCCAAAAGGCGGAAGAGATCCTGTCACCAGTGGCCCCTGAATGCCTAGCCCCTTGGAAATGGGACGTTATCCTGCTTTACCGCAAATATGGCTACCTGGAGAAAGCCGTGGAGCTTGCGGAAGAATATTTAACCCAAAAACGCAACGGAGAGGTTCATTTTCTTCTGGCGGAAAGCCATCAGGAACTGGGCAATTTCACGGAAGCTGAACTTCATTACCGTTATGCCATTGAGCAGGACCCGGACCAACCGGCATATTATATTCAACAAATTCAGCTTTATGAAGAATGGAGGAAGAGGCTGAAGAAGGAACATGACGGGAACCAGGGTGAAATGACTCTTTGCCCGGAGGAGGTCTGTCCTTCATGA